Proteins from one Coffea arabica cultivar ET-39 chromosome 8c, Coffea Arabica ET-39 HiFi, whole genome shotgun sequence genomic window:
- the LOC113706240 gene encoding short-chain dehydrogenase TIC 32, chloroplastic-like: protein MWIFERKTPSGFSANTTAEQVTQGIDGTGLTAIVTGASSGIGLETARVLALRGVHVIMAVRNTDAGRAVKDAILEEIPAAKIEVMEIDLSAMASVRKFAAEYKATGLPLNILINNAGVATLDFLLSEDNIELHFATNHLGHFLLTNLLLETMKNASAETHIEGRIVNVSSLAHGIVCHEGIRFDKINVDNKFKYGQSKLANILHGTELSRRLKEEGVLITANSLHPGIIVTKIFRHSRFLSGLFNKIGKFACKSVQQGAATTCYVALHPQVKGVSGKYFADCNLSQPSSLARDPELAKKLWDFSLNLTAPPTDVYHC, encoded by the exons ATGtggatttttgaaagaaaaacgCCTTCAGGATTCTCAGCTAATACAACAGCTGAGCAAGTTACACAAGGGATTGATGGAACAGGCCTCACCGCCATTGTTACTG GGGCATCAAGTGGTATAGGCCTGGAGACAGCAAGGGTGCTTGCTTTACGCGGGGTTCATGTGATTATGGCAGTGAGAAATACAGATGCTGGCAGAGCTGTCAAAGATGCAATTCTTGAAGAAATTCCTGCTGCTAAAATTGAAGTCATGGAGATAGACCTCAGCGCAATGGCATCAGTGAGGAAATTCGCTGCAGAATACAAGGCCACGGGTCTTCCACTGAACATTCTCAT AAACAATGCAGGTGTCGCGACTCTTGACTTTCTGCTCTCTGAAGACAACATCGAACTCCATTTCGCGACTAATCACTTGG GCCATTTTCTTCTGACAAACCTATTACTAGAGACGATGAAAAACGCATCAGCAGAAACCCATATAGAAGGAAGAATTGTGAACGTTTCATCACTGGCTCATGGCATTGTGTGCCATGAAGGGATACGATTCGATAAAATCAATGTGGATAACAA GTTCAAATATGGCCAATCAAAACTTGCTAATATATTGCATGGTACTGAGCTCTCGAGGCGCTTGAAG GAAGAAGGGGTGCTAATAACTGCTAACTCACTTCATCCTGGAATTattgttacaaaaatttttcGCCACTCAAGGTTCCTCTCTG GTTTATTTAACAAGATTGGCAAATTTGCCTGCAAGAGTGTTCAGCAG GGAGCTGCAACTACATGCTATGTGGCATTGCATCCACAAGTTAAGGGAGTCAGCGGAAAGTACTTTGCAGATTGTAACTTATCCCAACCGAGTTCTCTGGCCAGAGATCCAGAATTAGCCAAGAAACTGTGGGATTTCAGCTTGAACTTGACAGCTCCCCCAACTGATGTCTATCACTGCTGA
- the LOC113707155 gene encoding short-chain dehydrogenase TIC 32, chloroplastic, producing MWIFEREGPSGFSASTTAEEVTQGIDGTGLTAIVTGASSGIGKEATRVLALRGVRVIMAVRNTKAGSAVKDAIVKEIPVAKVEVMELDLSSMVSVRKFAAQYNATGLPLNILINNAGVMVSKFNLSKDDIELHFATNYLGHFLLTNLLLDVMKSTAAESNVEGRIVVVSSLGHRFVYKEGIQFDKINVDTRYKYGQSKLANILHAGELSRRLKEEGIPVIVNSVHPGSVVTDLLRNSSILSGIVNLIGKYFFKNVQQGAATTCYAALHPQVKGVSGEYFADCNLSQASPLANDAELAKKLWDFSLSLIGPPSNIL from the exons ATGTGGATCTTTGAAAGAGAAGGCCCTTCTGGATTCTCAGCTAGTACCACGGCCGAAGAAGTTACTCAAGGGATTGATGGAACAGGCCTGACTGCCATTGTTACAG GGGCGTCAAGTGGCATTGGCAAGGAGGCAACAAGGGTGCTTGCCTTACGTGGGGTTCGCGTGATCATGGCTGTGAGAAATACAAAAGCTGGCTCGGCAGTTAAAGATGCAATTGTTAAAGAGATCCCTGTTGCTAAAGTTGAGGTCATGGAGCTAGATCTCAGCTCGATGGTATCAGTCAGGAAATTTGCTGCACAATACAATGCTACGGGTCTTCCACTGAACATTCTCAT CAATAATGCAGGAGTTATGGTTTCTAAATTTAATCTTTCTAAGGATGACATTGAACTCCATTTTGCAACTAATTATTTGG GCCATTTTCTCTTAACAAACTTATTGCTAGATGTAATGAAAAGTACAGCAGCAGAGAGCAATGTAGAAGGAAGGATTGTGGTTGTTTCGTCATTAGGTCATCGGTTCGTGTACAAAGAAGGGATACAATTTGATAAAATCAACGTTGATACCCG GTACAAATATGGGCAATCAAAGCTTGCCAATATACTGCATGCTGGTGAGCTCTCAAGACGCTTGAAG GAAGAAGGGATTCCGGTAATTGTTAATTCAGTTCATCCAGGATCCGTTGTTACTGATCTTCTGCGCAATAGCAGCATTCTCTCTG GTATTGTTAACCTGATTGGCAAATATTTCTTTAAAAATGTTCAACAG GGAGCTGCAACTACTTGCTACGCGGCATTGCATCCACAAGTCAAGGGAGTCAGCGGAGAGTATTTTGCAGATTGTAACTTGTCCCAAGCAAGCCCTTTAGCTAATGATGCGGAATTGGCCAAAAAGCTGTGGGATTTCAGCTTGAGCTTGATAGGCCCCCCAAGTAATATATTATGA
- the LOC113707209 gene encoding cytochrome P450 86A22-like: MDPSTVMMVLSLAAAYFVWFRFIARSWRGPRLWPILGSLPGLIQNSQRMHDWIADNLRSCGGTYQTCIFAVPFLARKQGLVTVTCDPRNLEHILKVRFDNYPKGPTWQAVFHDLLGEGIFNSDGDTWLFQRKTAALEFTTRTLRQAMARWVSRAIKLRFCPILKAAQVEGKPVDLQDLLLRLTFDNICGLAFGKDPQTLSPGLPENGFATAFDRATEATLQRFILPESIWKLKKWLRLGMEVSLTHSLKHVDHYMTNVINTRKLELLSQQNGGPLHDDLLSRFMKKKESYTDKFLQHVALNFILAGRDTSSVALSWFFWLVGQNPRVEEKILVELCTVLIGTRGSDTSKWLEEPLVFEEVERLTYLKAALSETLRLYPSVPQDSKHVISDDILPDGTFVPAGSSVTYSIYAAGRMKYVWGEDSLEFRPERWISEDGQKFEPHDQFKFVAFNAGPRICLGKDLAYLQMKSIAAAVLLRHRLTVAPGHRVEQKMSLTLFMKNGLKVNVHERDLSPVLATVGRVDHSGLNLGNGSCHAEAPMLNGVDCGDGAIVNI, from the coding sequence ATGGATCCATCGACGGTCATGATGGTTTTGTCACTTGCAGCTGCTTATTTTGTATGGTTCAGATTCATAGCGAGGTCCTGGCGGGGCCCACGATTGTGGCCCATCTTGGGCAGCCTGCCCGGATTGATTCAGAATTCTCAGCGCATGCACGACTGGATCGCCGACAACCTCCGGTCATGTGGCGGCACGTACCAGACTTGCATCTTTGCAGTTCCATTTTTAGCCCGGAAGCAAGGCCTCGTGACCGTCACCTGCGACCCCAGGAATTTAGAGCATATTTTGAAGGTTAGGTTCGACAATTACCCCAAGGGTCCCACCTGGCAAGCCGTGTTCCATGATCTACTCGGTGAGGGGATCTTCAACTCCGACGGCGACACGTGGCTGTTCCAGCGCAAGACTGCTGCACTGGAATTCACCACCAGGACGCTCAGGCAAGCCATGGCTAGGTGGGTGAGCCGGGCGATCAAGCTGAGGTTTTGCCCGATTCTTAAAGCGGCTCAAGTTGAGGGCAAGCCCGTTGACCTTCAGGACCTGCTCCTCCGGCTCACTTTTGATAACATATGCGGCTTGGCTTTCGGGAAGGACCCACAGACTCTGTCTCCTGGGCTACCGGAGAACGGCTTCGCTACGGCTTTTGATCGAGCCACAGAAGCCACTTTGCAAAGGTTTATTTTGCCCGAGTCCATCTGGAAGCTCAAGAAGTGGCTCCGGCTCGGAATGGAAGTGAGTTTGACCCATAGCTTGAAACACGTGGACCACTACATGACCAACGTGATCAACACGCGCAAGCTGGAATTGCTGAGTCAGCAGAATGGTGGGCCCCTTCATGACGATTTACTATCCAGGTTCATGAAGAAAAAGGAATCTTACACGGATAAGTTCCTCCAACACGTGGCACTCAATTTCATCCTAGCTGGACGCGACACGTCATCAGTGGCCCTGAGCTGGTTCTTCTGGCTGGTCGGCCAGAACCCCAGGGTGGAGGAGAAAATCTTGGTTGAGCTCTGCACCGTTCTGATAGGGACACGGGGCAGTGACACTTCAAAGTGGCTCGAAGAGCCCCTGGTGTTTGAAGAGGTTGAGCGGTTGACTTACCTTAAGGCAGCATTGTCCGAGACGCTCAGGCTCTATCCATCCGTGCCCCAAGACTCCAAGCACGTAATTTCCGATGACATACTGCCGGACGGTACATTTGTTCCGGCGGGCTCAAGCGTTACGTATTCAATATACGCCGCCGGGCGAATGAAGTATGTTTGGGGCGAAGACAGCCTTGAATTTAGACCGGAAAGATGGATATCAGAAGATGGACAAAAGTTCGAACCCCATGACCAATTTAAATTCGTCGCGTTTAATGCTGGACCAAGGATTTGTTTGGGTAAAGATTTGGCATACTTGCAAATGAAATCAATAGCGGCGGCTGTGTTGTTGCGCCACCGGCTCACGGTGGCTCCCGGGCACAGGGTGGAGCAAAAGATGTCATTGACGTTGTTCATGAAAAATGGCCTCAAGGTCAATGTGCATGAAAGGGATTTGAGTCCTGTATTGGCTACAGTTGGCAGGGTCGATCATAGTGGGTTGAATCTAGGTAATGGATCCTGTCATGCAGAGGCTCCAATGCTTAATGGGGTCGATTGTGGTGACGGAGCAATTGTTAATATATAA
- the LOC113705313 gene encoding BTB/POZ domain-containing protein At5g41330-like: MPPFAGPKPHLDGFYQNSRDSISNVITIDVGGQIFQTTRQTLALAGSKSLFSKLSNSQGTIPFIDRDPELFSILLSLLRTGNLPSKAKAFDVQDLIFESRFYGIENLLINSQSNPSLFEAFNVDKSTILPLSGRDSPSTISTTQFGSVHVANGCKITSFDWSLQRKSTILTQFTAIDSLLALSPKTVAAGATDFSGLQIIDLDKGIVKETLNWENVTRSSSTVQAIGSSPEYLFTSFESGRRNSNCVMVYDINDGFRPVTTIGHYEIFGAELDSAIPATKLQWISSHNLLMASGSHSGPAGVVGNIRFWDMRSGNVVWEVKEKVDCFSDVTASDSLSALFKVGVNSGEVFFTDFRSIGAAENSWVCLGDVRKVINGKKEGSGCKIESHGNQVFCSKGGNIELWSEVLTGSSIKGENGRVEDRVFRKNSMGRAKDMGGSRITNLAFGGNKMFVTRKDQQFVEVWQSSVWGF, translated from the coding sequence ATGCCGCCTTTTGCAGGACCCAAGCCTCATTTGGATGGCTTCTACCAGAACTCCAGAGATTCAATCTCTAATGTGATCACAATTGATGTGGGTGGTCAGATTTTCCAAACCACACGACAAACCCTAGCTTTAGCTGGTTCCAAATCTCTTTTCTCCAAATTGTCCAATTCGCAGGGTACAATCCCTTTTATTGACAGAGATCCAGAGCTTTTCTCTATTCTCCTTTCCCTTCTAAGAACCGGAAATCTTCCATCAAAAGCTAAAGCCTTTGATGTTCAAGACCTAATCTTTGAGTCCAGATTCTACGGTATTGAGAATCTTCTCATCAATTCTCAATCAAATCCTTCTCTGTTTGAAGCCTTTAATGTTGATAAATCCACGATTTTACCCTTGAGTGGCAGGGACTCGCCTTCAACTATCTCAACAACCCAATTTGGATCAGTTCATGTGGCAAATGGTTGTAAAATCACTTCTTTTGATTGGTCATTGCAGAGAAAATCAACCATTTTGACTCAATTTACAGCCATCGATTCGCTATTGGCATTGTCCCCCAAAACAGTAGCGGCTGGTGCCACGGACTTCTCAGGGTTGCAGATCATTGACCTTGACAAGGGTATTGTGAAGGAAACTTTGAACTGGGAAAATGTGACAAGGTCTTCTTCGACTGTGCAGGCAATTGGTTCATCACCGGAATACTTATTTACAAGTTTCGAGTCTGGTAGGAGAAATTCCAATTGCGTTATGGTTTATGATATTAACGATGGTTTTAGGCCTGTTACCACCATTGGTCATTATGAAATTTTTGGTGCTGAGCTGGATTCTGCTATTCCAGCAACAAAGCTGCAATGGATTTCTAGTCATAATTTGCTGATGGCTTCTGGCTCCCACAGTGGTCCTGCTGGTGTGGTAGGGAATATTAGGTTTTGGGATATGAGGTCTGGAAATGTTGTTTGGGAAGTCAAGGAAAAGGTTGATTGCTTTTCTGATGTCACAGCGTCAGATAGTCTGTCAGCCCTGTTTAAGGTTGGTGTGAATTCTGGTGAAGTTTTCTTCACTGATTTCAGGAGTATTGGCGCTGCTGAGAATTCGTGGGTTTGTCTAGGAGATGTGAGAAAGGTGATCAATGGAAAGAAGGAAGGTTCAGGGTGTAAAATTGAAAGCCATGGGAATCAAGTGTTCTGTAGCAAAGGAGGAAACATTGAGCTGTGGTCTGAAGTTCTGACTGGTTCTTCTATAAAGGGTGAAAATGGAAGAGTAGAGGACAGAGTCTTTAGGAAGAACTCCATGGGAAGAGCAAAAGATATGGGTGGTAGCAGGATAACAAACTTGGCTTTCGGGGGTAACAAAATGTTCGTCACCAGGAAGGACCAGCAATTTGTTGAGGTTTGGCAGAGTTCGGTTTGGGGATTTTAG
- the LOC113707388 gene encoding uncharacterized protein encodes MRRVNGIGGERRAGEVNNTLETINAAANAIAAAENRVPQVGVQKRRWASCWSLYWCFGSYKHTKRIGHAVLVPEPIAPRADPPVVENQTQAASVALPFIAPPSSPASFLQSEPPSATQSPPGLLSLTSMSASMYSPGGPASMFAIGPYAHETQLVTPPVFSTFTTEPSTAPFTPPPESVHMTTPSSPEVPFARLLDPIDQNCEDGQRYPLPQYEFQSYQLQPGSPVSHLISPSSGISGSGTSSPFPDGEFVYGRPHFLEFRSGDPPKLLNLEKIAPHEWGSRQGSGTITPDTVAPRYRNGFLLDNQKSDASTVSNSYNVTRVDETAVDHRVSFEITAEEVVRCVEKTPAVFPKAVLATTPSNTECVVKTEDNPKEMANGHEGCAGEASRIGSGRASVDGDGGQWHQKQRTITLGSAKEFNFDSVDEGNSDTPNIGSDWWANEKVMGKDGVAGKSWTFFPVMQPGVS; translated from the exons ATGCGACGAGTGAACGGAATAGGAGGCGAGAGGAGGGCCGGAGAAGTTAATAATACTCTCGAGACAATAAACGCAGCTGCAAATGCGATCGCGGCGGCGGAGAATCGTGTGCCTCAAGTTGGTGTTCAG AAAAGAAGATGGGCTAGCTGCTGGAGCTTATATTGGTGTTTTGGATCTTATAAACACACCAAGCGCATTGGACACGCTGTTCTTGTTCCTGAACCTATAGCTCCAAGGGCCGATCCTCCTGTGGTTGAAAATCAAACTCAAGCAGCTTCTGTGGCACTCCCTTTCATTGCACCTCCCTCCTCTCCTGCTTCTTTCCTTCAGTCAGAACCTCCATCTGCAACTCAATCACCACCTGGCCTACTGTCCCTCACATCTATGTCTGCAAGCATGTATTCCCCTGGTGGGCCTGCCTCAATGTTTGCTATTGGCCCCTACGCCCATGAGACACAATTAGTTACTCCCCCTGTTTTCTCAACCTTTACAACCGAACCATCTACTGCTCCCTTTACTCCGCCACCAGAGTCTGTCCACATGACTACTCCATCTTCACCTGAGGTGCCATTTGCTCGGCTACTTGACCCAATAGACCAAAATTGTGAAGATGGTCAGAGATATCCTTTGCCTCAATATGAATTTCAATCGTATCAGCTTCAACCTGGAAGCCCTGTCAGCCATCTAATCTCGCCCAGCTCAGGCATCTCTGGTTCAGGTACTTCATCTCCTTTCCCTGATGGTGAGTTTGTTTATGGACGGCCCCACTTCCTAGAGTTCAGAAGTGGTGATCCTCCCAAGCTTTTGAACCTTGAAAAGATTGCACCTCATGAATGGGGTTCTCGGCAAGGATCTGGTACTATCACGCCCGATACTGTGGCACCTAGATATCGCAATGGGTTTCTTCTGGATAATCAGAAATCTGATGCTTCTACAGTTTCAAATTCATATAACGTCACGAGAGTTGATGAAACTGCTGTTGATCACCGAGTTTCCTTTGAGATAACTGCAGAAGAAGTTGTTAGATGTGTTGAAAAGACGCCAGCAGTCTTTCCCAAGGCCGTATTAGCAACTACTCCATCGAATACTGAATGTGTGGTTAAAACAGAGGATAATCCAAAGGAAATGGCAAATGGACATGAAGGCTGTGCTGGCGAAGCCTCAAGAATTGGTTCTGGTAGAGCTTCTGTAGATGGCGATGGTGGCCAGTGGCATCAGAAGCAGCGAACAATAACCCTTGGCTCTGCAAAAGAATTCAACTTTGACAGTGTTGATGAAGGGAATTCTGATACACCTAATATTGGATCTGACTGGTGGGCCAATGAGAAAGTTATGGGGAAGGATGGTGTGGCAGGCAAAAGCTGGACTTTTTTCCCAGTGATGCAGCCAGGAGTCAGCTAA